A part of Streptomyces sp. NBC_01451 genomic DNA contains:
- a CDS encoding NB-ARC domain-containing protein translates to MTAGVWLLVTALRDGWGGADPLASVFDSVAGLAALVLSLRAVPAPRPLVARPAPPEVPEWWVDRDEADAVIRAVRDSTRRWRGGGSVAITAGLHGAGGFGKTTLAKYVAAQRSVQRRFPGGVHLITIGRDVRGRAAVAAKVAEETRLITGDTVETGSDPERAGDRLGGLLAQRPRTLLVIDDVWEYEQLAPFLRGAQRSCVRLVTTRRSDVLPAGAVRIEVDRMAEQQARRLLAHRLPVLPRRDVMEALVEATGRWALLLGIANKFIAEQTATGADPTTAARTLLERLRAGGPAVQDPEATLDLNDPDRRNTAVSASIKAATTLLQPGDAEDRFTELGVFAEDEAVPMVLVTALWGATSGRDEAATRSLCKQMADLSLLQIDTTVPGGSLTLHDVIRDYLRAQLGTNGLQAANTVLLDALAPSLPPTDDGVAWWQTTIGYLQDHLIEHLLDAGRTTQAQTTAGDFRWMRARLHQRGPTAPWRDLDRIGLPARTLARQLACAAHLLAPTDPPHALDAILRSRITDAPPLAHRSTARRATWPHQPLAAPRPAPPCPAPHPDRPHRHGECGGLQPRQHPARYRQQ, encoded by the coding sequence GTGACGGCCGGGGTGTGGCTGCTGGTGACGGCGCTGCGCGACGGGTGGGGTGGCGCGGACCCTTTGGCAAGTGTGTTCGACTCCGTGGCGGGGCTGGCCGCTTTGGTGCTCTCTCTGCGGGCAGTTCCCGCGCCCCGGCCACTCGTGGCCCGGCCGGCTCCGCCGGAGGTACCGGAATGGTGGGTGGACCGGGACGAGGCCGACGCGGTCATCCGGGCGGTGCGTGACAGCACCCGCCGGTGGCGGGGCGGCGGGTCGGTGGCGATTACGGCTGGGCTGCACGGGGCGGGCGGATTCGGCAAGACCACTCTGGCGAAGTACGTTGCCGCGCAGCGGTCGGTACAACGGCGCTTCCCTGGCGGCGTTCATCTGATCACGATCGGGCGGGACGTACGGGGGCGTGCGGCCGTTGCCGCGAAGGTCGCCGAGGAGACCCGCCTGATCACCGGCGACACCGTCGAGACCGGCTCGGACCCCGAGCGTGCCGGAGACCGCCTCGGCGGCTTGCTCGCGCAGCGCCCCCGCACCCTCCTGGTGATCGACGACGTGTGGGAGTACGAGCAGCTTGCCCCGTTTCTCCGCGGAGCCCAACGGTCATGCGTGCGGCTAGTCACCACCCGCAGATCCGACGTACTTCCTGCTGGGGCAGTTCGGATCGAAGTCGACCGCATGGCCGAACAACAGGCTCGGCGTCTGCTCGCCCACCGCCTGCCCGTCCTGCCCCGACGGGATGTGATGGAGGCTCTGGTGGAGGCGACCGGGCGGTGGGCTCTGCTGCTGGGCATCGCCAACAAGTTCATCGCCGAACAGACGGCAACCGGCGCCGACCCCACAACGGCGGCGAGAACGCTCCTGGAACGGCTGCGCGCCGGCGGGCCAGCCGTTCAGGATCCCGAGGCCACGCTCGATCTCAATGATCCCGACCGCCGCAACACCGCCGTCAGCGCCAGCATCAAGGCTGCCACCACTCTCCTCCAACCCGGTGACGCCGAGGACCGCTTCACCGAACTCGGTGTCTTCGCCGAGGACGAGGCAGTGCCCATGGTTCTGGTGACAGCCCTCTGGGGGGCCACCAGCGGCCGGGACGAAGCGGCCACGCGGTCGCTGTGCAAACAGATGGCCGACCTGTCCCTCCTCCAGATCGACACCACAGTGCCCGGCGGATCCCTCACCCTCCACGACGTCATCCGCGACTACCTGCGTGCCCAGCTCGGCACTAATGGACTACAGGCCGCCAACACCGTCCTGCTCGATGCCCTCGCCCCGAGCCTGCCACCCACCGACGATGGCGTGGCGTGGTGGCAGACCACTATCGGCTATCTCCAGGACCATCTCATCGAGCATCTCCTTGATGCCGGACGCACGACTCAGGCTCAAACAACAGCGGGAGACTTCCGGTGGATGCGCGCCCGACTGCATCAGCGCGGTCCCACTGCACCCTGGCGCGACCTCGACCGCATCGGCCTCCCTGCCCGCACGCTGGCCCGGCAACTGGCTTGCGCCGCCCACCTGCTGGCCCCGACCGACCCGCCCCACGCCCTCGACGCGATCTTGCGCAGTCGCATCACCGACGCCCCCCCACTGGCCCACCGCTCCACTGCCCGCAGGGCCACCTGGCCTCATCAACCGCTGGCCGCCCCCAGACCTGCCCCACCCTGCCCTGCTCCGCACCCTGACCGGCCACACCGACATGGTGAATGCGGTGGCCTTCAGCCCCGACAGCACCCGGCTCGTTACCGCCAGCAATGA
- a CDS encoding SLATT domain-containing protein — MAEQADRHGHPVPFDLWDIPDEVRAIAGECERLWERALHSAHHQFAASMIWRHTHRWLSVLAAAVGATAGVSAVADVIGARIAGVGALLAAVIGGATSLLAPDQHAAQCTVSGNAYVEVRDGSQQMLCVDLATLEYDTARQRLEELTTSLHAANRAAEPTSFLARRYARRALRSGIANDDVWAARPRRT; from the coding sequence ATGGCTGAACAGGCGGACCGGCATGGGCATCCCGTCCCCTTTGATCTTTGGGACATCCCCGATGAAGTGCGCGCCATTGCGGGGGAGTGTGAACGATTGTGGGAGCGGGCCTTGCACAGTGCGCACCATCAGTTCGCAGCTTCCATGATCTGGCGCCACACACATCGCTGGCTGTCGGTGCTGGCGGCCGCGGTGGGTGCCACGGCAGGCGTGTCGGCCGTAGCCGATGTCATCGGTGCGCGCATAGCCGGTGTGGGCGCCCTTCTGGCCGCGGTCATCGGAGGGGCGACGAGCCTGCTGGCCCCGGACCAGCACGCGGCGCAGTGCACTGTGTCCGGCAACGCCTACGTCGAAGTGCGGGACGGCAGTCAGCAGATGCTCTGCGTTGACCTGGCCACGCTGGAGTACGACACGGCACGCCAGCGTCTTGAGGAACTGACCACGAGCCTGCACGCCGCGAACCGGGCCGCTGAGCCGACGTCGTTCTTGGCGAGGCGGTACGCGCGCCGGGCTCTCAGGTCAGGGATCGCCAATGACGACGTATGGGCAGCCCGTCCACGCAGGACCTGA
- a CDS encoding WD40 repeat domain-containing protein, whose product MAFSPDSTRLVTASNDRTVRIWDPATGRELRTLTGHTNGVNAVAFSPNSTWLATAAFDWTVRIWDPTTGRELRTLTGHTNGVNAVAFSPNSTWLATAAFDWTVRIWDPTTGRELRTLTGHTNGVNAVAFSPNSTWLATASNDGTVRIWDPTILEVLQTPRARTGPAHSMAFSPDGTWLATASFDQTVRMCDPATGRELRTLTGHTDGVNSVAFSPDGTWLATTSNDRTVRIWDPTTGRELHTLTSNTDTVNALAFSPDSTRLATAAFNGTVRIWDPATGRELRTLTGHTDMVNSLAFSPDGAWLATASFDRTVRIWDPTTGTASRTLTGHTDGVNSVAFSPDGTWLATASFDRTVRIWDPATSRELRTLISHTNVMNSVAFSPDSAWLATTSYDGTVQVWSPDTGLVLTMIRTDSHLFCCSWTPDGRALLVGGVEGLFGYNLYPGSPAG is encoded by the coding sequence GTGGCCTTCAGCCCCGACAGCACCCGGCTCGTTACCGCCAGCAATGATCGGACCGTGCGGATCTGGGACCCGGCCACCGGACGAGAACTCCGCACCCTGACCGGCCACACCAACGGAGTGAATGCGGTGGCCTTCAGCCCCAACAGCACCTGGCTCGCCACCGCGGCCTTCGACTGGACCGTGCGGATCTGGGACCCCACCACCGGACGAGAACTCCGCACCCTGACCGGCCACACCAACGGAGTGAATGCGGTGGCCTTCAGCCCCAACAGCACCTGGCTCGCCACCGCGGCCTTCGACTGGACCGTGCGGATCTGGGACCCCACCACCGGACGAGAACTCCGCACCCTGACCGGCCACACCAACGGAGTGAATGCGGTGGCCTTCAGCCCCAACAGCACCTGGCTCGCCACCGCCAGCAACGATGGAACCGTGCGGATCTGGGACCCCACCATCCTTGAGGTGCTGCAGACGCCCCGCGCCCGAACCGGCCCCGCACATTCGATGGCGTTCAGCCCCGACGGCACCTGGCTCGCCACCGCCAGCTTCGATCAGACCGTGCGGATGTGCGACCCGGCCACCGGACGAGAACTCCGCACCCTGACCGGCCACACCGACGGCGTGAATTCGGTGGCCTTCAGCCCCGACGGCACATGGCTCGCCACCACCAGCAACGATCGGACCGTGCGGATCTGGGACCCCACCACCGGACGAGAACTCCACACGCTGACCAGCAACACCGACACGGTGAATGCGTTGGCGTTCAGCCCCGACAGCACCCGGCTCGCCACCGCCGCCTTCAACGGAACTGTGCGGATCTGGGACCCGGCCACCGGCCGAGAACTCCGCACCCTGACCGGCCACACCGACATGGTGAATTCGTTGGCGTTCAGCCCCGATGGCGCCTGGCTCGCCACCGCCAGCTTCGATCGGACCGTGCGGATCTGGGACCCCACCACCGGCACCGCCTCACGCACCCTGACTGGCCACACCGACGGCGTGAATTCGGTGGCCTTCAGCCCCGACGGCACATGGCTCGCCACCGCCAGCTTCGATCGGACCGTGCGGATCTGGGACCCGGCCACCAGCCGAGAACTCCGCACCCTGATCAGCCACACCAACGTAATGAATTCGGTGGCCTTCAGCCCCGACAGCGCCTGGCTCGCCACCACCAGCTACGACGGCACCGTACAGGTCTGGAGCCCCGACACAGGCTTGGTGCTGACCATGATTCGCACTGACAGCCACTTGTTCTGTTGTTCCTGGACTCCCGACGGGCGTGCACTGCTTGTGGGCGGAGTGGAAGGGCTTTTTGGTTACAACCTTTACCCGGGCTCCCCTGCCGGGTGA